One region of Eretmochelys imbricata isolate rEreImb1 chromosome 2, rEreImb1.hap1, whole genome shotgun sequence genomic DNA includes:
- the IMPA1 gene encoding inositol monophosphatase 1 isoform X1: MADPWQQCMDYAVTLARKAGEVVREALKEEISIMVKSSPADLVTVTDQKVEKMIISSIKEKYPSHSFIGEESVAAGEGSTLTDNPTWIIDPIDGTTNFVHRFPFVAVSIGFVVNKKIEFGVVYSCVEDKMYTGRKGKGAFCNGQKLQVSGQEDITKSLLVTEMGSNREPETLKVVLSNMERLLSIPVHGIRAVGTAAVNMCLVATGGADAYYEMGIHCWDMAGAGIIITEAGGVLLDVSGGPFDLMSRRIIAASSRAIGERIAKALQIIPLQRDDATN, encoded by the exons ATGGCTGATCCTTGGCAACAATGCATGGATTATGCAGTTACTTTAGCAAGAAAGGCTGGAGAG GTAGTCCGGGAAGCATTGAAAGAGGAAATATCCATTATGGTTAAAAGCTCACCAGCAGATCTAGTGACAGTCACTGATCAAAAAGTGGAAAAAATGATTATTTCTTCTATAAAAGAAAAGTATCCTTCTCACAG TTTCATTGGAGAAGAATCTGTTGCAGCTGGAGAAGGCAGTACCTTGACAGATAATCCCACGTGGATTATTGACCCTATTGATGGAACTACTAATTTTGTACACAG GTTTCCATTTGTGGCAGTTTCGATTGGCTTTGTTGTCAACAAAAag ATTGAATTTGGAGTCGTATACAGTTGTGTGGAAGACAAAATGTACACTggcaggaaaggaaaaggtgcaTTTTGCAATGGTCAGAAGCTTCAAGTATCAGGACAAGAAG ATATTACAAAATCACTTTTAGTAACAGAAATGGGATCTAACCGTGAACCAGAGACTTTAAAGGTAGTCCTTTCTAACATGGAAAGGCTTCTCAGTATTCCTGTTCATGG GATTAGAGCTGTTGGTACAGCAGCTGTAAACATGTGCCTTGTGGCAACTGGTGGAGCCGATGCATATTATGAGATGGGCATTCATTGCTGGGATATGGCAGGAGCTGGAATTATCATTACTGAAGCCGGTGGAGTGCTGCTGGATGTATCAG GAGGACCATTTGATTTGATGTCACGAAGAATAATTGCTGCAAGTAGTCGAGCCATAGGAGAGAGAATAGCCAAAGCGCTTCAGATAATCCCCCTACAAAGGGACGATGCAACAAATTGA
- the IMPA1 gene encoding inositol monophosphatase 1 isoform X2, which translates to MVKSSPADLVTVTDQKVEKMIISSIKEKYPSHSFIGEESVAAGEGSTLTDNPTWIIDPIDGTTNFVHRFPFVAVSIGFVVNKKIEFGVVYSCVEDKMYTGRKGKGAFCNGQKLQVSGQEDITKSLLVTEMGSNREPETLKVVLSNMERLLSIPVHGIRAVGTAAVNMCLVATGGADAYYEMGIHCWDMAGAGIIITEAGGVLLDVSGGPFDLMSRRIIAASSRAIGERIAKALQIIPLQRDDATN; encoded by the exons ATGGTTAAAAGCTCACCAGCAGATCTAGTGACAGTCACTGATCAAAAAGTGGAAAAAATGATTATTTCTTCTATAAAAGAAAAGTATCCTTCTCACAG TTTCATTGGAGAAGAATCTGTTGCAGCTGGAGAAGGCAGTACCTTGACAGATAATCCCACGTGGATTATTGACCCTATTGATGGAACTACTAATTTTGTACACAG GTTTCCATTTGTGGCAGTTTCGATTGGCTTTGTTGTCAACAAAAag ATTGAATTTGGAGTCGTATACAGTTGTGTGGAAGACAAAATGTACACTggcaggaaaggaaaaggtgcaTTTTGCAATGGTCAGAAGCTTCAAGTATCAGGACAAGAAG ATATTACAAAATCACTTTTAGTAACAGAAATGGGATCTAACCGTGAACCAGAGACTTTAAAGGTAGTCCTTTCTAACATGGAAAGGCTTCTCAGTATTCCTGTTCATGG GATTAGAGCTGTTGGTACAGCAGCTGTAAACATGTGCCTTGTGGCAACTGGTGGAGCCGATGCATATTATGAGATGGGCATTCATTGCTGGGATATGGCAGGAGCTGGAATTATCATTACTGAAGCCGGTGGAGTGCTGCTGGATGTATCAG GAGGACCATTTGATTTGATGTCACGAAGAATAATTGCTGCAAGTAGTCGAGCCATAGGAGAGAGAATAGCCAAAGCGCTTCAGATAATCCCCCTACAAAGGGACGATGCAACAAATTGA